The following are from one region of the Silene latifolia isolate original U9 population chromosome 9, ASM4854445v1, whole genome shotgun sequence genome:
- the LOC141599740 gene encoding uncharacterized protein LOC141599740, with protein sequence MVGLWIIQYEGLRMICYKCGKLGHNEITDTPIIHHSQHITVEISRVGELLWYYSAIYACPDSEKREVLWRDLEAFARTHNKPWLAMGDFNDTRYLSELNGNSDGMRRRCNKFNAWCETNKWIDLDFSGPDYTWARGNTVSTRQWARLNRAMCNSNWRVMFAEGSLRH encoded by the coding sequence ATGGTAGGGTTATGGATCATCCAGTATGAAGGGCTCCGTATGATATGCTATAAGTGTGGGAAGCTAGGCCACAATGAAATAACAGACACACCTATCATTCATCACTCTCAACACATTACGGTCGAGATTTCTCGCGTTGGTGAGCTCCTTTGGTACTACTCTGCCATCTACGCATGTCCTGATTCTGAAAAAAGAGAAGTGTTGTGGAGGGACCTTGAGGCGTTTGCCAGAACTCATAACAAACCATGGTTGGCCATGGGTGATTTCAACGATACCCGTTATTTGAGTGAGCTCAATGGCAACAGTGATGGTATGAGGAGAAGATGTAACAAATTTAATGCTTGGTGCGAAACAAATAAATGGATTGACCTGGATTTTTCGGGACCGGATTATACGTGGGCTAGAGGAAATACAGTGAGCACGAGGCAATGGGCGAGATTGAATAGAGCTATGTGCAACTCGAACTGGCGTGTGATGTTTGCTGAAGGTTCGTTGCGACACTGA